In Zea mays cultivar B73 chromosome 7, Zm-B73-REFERENCE-NAM-5.0, whole genome shotgun sequence, the following proteins share a genomic window:
- the LOC103633003 gene encoding uncharacterized protein LOC103633003, which produces MDRVGGGEKQLEDCTVANALGTWFFSVAGALVAIPVGIKKKSLAPLVFFGTTGTMLDIIMGITQCEREHAEREMKILEAQKFSVDASAQNESSDSFGSADK; this is translated from the exons ATGGACCGGGTCGGCGGCGGCGAAAAGCAACTGGAGGATTGCACAGTAGCCAA TGCTCTAGGAACTTGGTTCTTCTCAGTTGCGGGTGCTCTTGTTGCTATTCCTGTGGGCATAAAGAAGAAATCCTTAGCCCCACTCGTCTTCTTCGGCACTACTGGAACCATGCTGGACATTATCATGGGCATTACCCAGTGTGAGCGAGAGCATGCTGAGCGGGAAATGAAGATTTTGGAAGCCCAGAAATTTTCGGTCGATGCTTCAGCTCAGAACGAAAGCTCTGATTCCTTTGGCAGTGCTGACAAGTGA
- the LOC100282132 gene encoding Phospholipase A(1) LCAT3 encodes MLGAALRLRVRVLRRRRSHRGRRRGRRSLGRVGDDDDDEGGREPVLLVSGMGGSVLHARRRSNSKFDLRVWVRILFANLDFKKYLWSLYNADTGYVEPLDDDVEIVVPEDDHGLFAIDILDPSWFVELLHLSMVYHFHGMIDMLINCGYEKGTTLFGYGYDFRQSNRIDKAMAGLRAKLETAYKTSGGKKVNLISHSMGGLLVRCFMSMNHDVFTKYVNKWICIACPFQGAPGCINDSLLTGLQFVYGFESFFFVSRWAMHQLLVECPSIYEMLPNPEFKWKEKPIIQVWRKNPEKDGTVELVQYEATDCVSLFEEALRNNELTYNGKKVALPFNMSVFKWATKTRQILDNAELPDTVSFYNIYGTSYETPYDVCYGSESSPIGDLSEVCHTVPSYTYVDGDCTVPIESARADGFSAKERVGVKADHRGLLSDENVFKLLKKWLGVSEKKSEWRCVSKSYSKVGNWVAL; translated from the exons ATGCTCGGCGCGGCGCTCCGCCTCCGCGTCCGCGtgctccgccgccgccgctcccaccGCGGGCGCCGTCGAGGCAGGCGGTCTCTCGGTCGGGTcggggatgacgacgacgacgagggaGGCCGGGAGCCGGTGCTGCTAGTGTCCGGGATGGGCGGCTCCGTGCTGCACGCGCGCCGCCGGTCCAACTCCAAGTTCGACCTCCGGGTCTGGGTGCGCATCCTCTTCGCCAACCTCGACTTCAAGAAGTACCTCTGGTCGCTCTACAACGCCGATACCG GGTATGTGGAGCCGCTGGACGACGATGTGGAGATTGTCGTGCCGGAGGACGACCACGGCCTGTTTGCCATCGACATTCTTGATCCTTCCTGG TTTGTAGAACTTCTCCATCTGTCTATGGTGTATCACTTCCATGGTATGATTGATATGCTCATAAACTGTGGATATGAGAAAGGGACCACACTATTTGGATATGgttatgattttcgccaaagcaaCAG GATAGACAAAGCGATGGCTGGTTTGAGAGCAAAACTTGAGACAGCTTATAAGACCTCTGGAGGGAAAAAAGTTAATTTAATCTCACATTCTATGGGTGGATTGCTAGTACGCTGCTTCATGTCTATGAATCATGAT GTATTCACTAAGTATGTCAACAAATGGATTTGCATTGCTTGTCCATTCCAAG GTGCCCCCGGATGCATCAATGATTCTCTACTTACTGGATTGCAATTTGTTTATGGTTTTGAGAGCTTCTTTTTCGTATCTAGATGGGCAATGCACCAATTG CTTGTCGAATGCCCATCAATCTATGAAATGTTACCGAATCCAGAATTCAAGTGGAAGGAAAAACCAATTATTCAGGTTTGGCGTAAGAACCCTGAAAAGGATGGAACTGTGGAGCTTGTTCAATATGAAGCAACTGATTGTGTGTCCTTGTTCGAAGAAGCTTTAAGGAATAATGAG CTCACGTATAACGGAAAGAAAGTAGCACTACCATTCAATATGTCAGTCTTCAAATGGGCCACCAAGACTCGCCAAATCCTAGACAATGCTGAATTACCAGATACTGTGAGCTTTTACAATATATACGGGACATCTTATGAAACTCCATACGATGTATG CTATGGCTCAGAAAGCTCTCCGATTGGAGATTTGTCAGAAGTGTGTCACACAGTG CCGTCATACACTTATGTGGATGGAGATTGCACGGTTCCCATAGAATCGGCACGG GCTGATGGGTTCTCTGCGAAAGAAAGAGTTGGCGTCAAGGCCGACCACCGTGGCCTGCTGTCCGATGAGAACGTATTCAAGCTTCTCAAGAAATGGCTCGGTGTGAGCGAGAAGAAGTCAGAGTGGCGTTGCGTGTCTAAATCCTACTCCAAAGTGGGTAATTGGGTTGCCCTGTAG
- the LOC100282132 gene encoding phospholipase A(1) LCAT3 isoform X1, whose translation MLGAALRLRVRVLRRRRSHRGRRRGRRSLGRVGDDDDDEGGREPVLLVSGMGGSVLHARRRSNSKFDLRVWVRILFANLDFKKYLWSLYNADTGYVEPLDDDVEIVVPEDDHGLFAIDILDPSWFVELLHLSMVYHFHGMIDMLINCGYEKGTTLFGYGYDFRQSNRIDKAMAGLRAKLETAYKTSGGKKVNLISHSMGGLLVFTKYVNKWICIACPFQGAPGCINDSLLTGLQFVYGFESFFFVSRWAMHQLLVECPSIYEMLPNPEFKWKEKPIIQVWRKNPEKDGTVELVQYEATDCVSLFEEALRNNELTYNGKKVALPFNMSVFKWATKTRQILDNAELPDTVSFYNIYGTSYETPYDVCYGSESSPIGDLSEVCHTVPSYTYVDGDCTVPIESARADGFSAKERVGVKADHRGLLSDENVFKLLKKWLGVSEKKSEWRCVSKSYSKVGNWVAL comes from the exons ATGCTCGGCGCGGCGCTCCGCCTCCGCGTCCGCGtgctccgccgccgccgctcccaccGCGGGCGCCGTCGAGGCAGGCGGTCTCTCGGTCGGGTcggggatgacgacgacgacgagggaGGCCGGGAGCCGGTGCTGCTAGTGTCCGGGATGGGCGGCTCCGTGCTGCACGCGCGCCGCCGGTCCAACTCCAAGTTCGACCTCCGGGTCTGGGTGCGCATCCTCTTCGCCAACCTCGACTTCAAGAAGTACCTCTGGTCGCTCTACAACGCCGATACCG GGTATGTGGAGCCGCTGGACGACGATGTGGAGATTGTCGTGCCGGAGGACGACCACGGCCTGTTTGCCATCGACATTCTTGATCCTTCCTGG TTTGTAGAACTTCTCCATCTGTCTATGGTGTATCACTTCCATGGTATGATTGATATGCTCATAAACTGTGGATATGAGAAAGGGACCACACTATTTGGATATGgttatgattttcgccaaagcaaCAG GATAGACAAAGCGATGGCTGGTTTGAGAGCAAAACTTGAGACAGCTTATAAGACCTCTGGAGGGAAAAAAGTTAATTTAATCTCACATTCTATGGGTGGATTGCTA GTATTCACTAAGTATGTCAACAAATGGATTTGCATTGCTTGTCCATTCCAAG GTGCCCCCGGATGCATCAATGATTCTCTACTTACTGGATTGCAATTTGTTTATGGTTTTGAGAGCTTCTTTTTCGTATCTAGATGGGCAATGCACCAATTG CTTGTCGAATGCCCATCAATCTATGAAATGTTACCGAATCCAGAATTCAAGTGGAAGGAAAAACCAATTATTCAGGTTTGGCGTAAGAACCCTGAAAAGGATGGAACTGTGGAGCTTGTTCAATATGAAGCAACTGATTGTGTGTCCTTGTTCGAAGAAGCTTTAAGGAATAATGAG CTCACGTATAACGGAAAGAAAGTAGCACTACCATTCAATATGTCAGTCTTCAAATGGGCCACCAAGACTCGCCAAATCCTAGACAATGCTGAATTACCAGATACTGTGAGCTTTTACAATATATACGGGACATCTTATGAAACTCCATACGATGTATG CTATGGCTCAGAAAGCTCTCCGATTGGAGATTTGTCAGAAGTGTGTCACACAGTG CCGTCATACACTTATGTGGATGGAGATTGCACGGTTCCCATAGAATCGGCACGG GCTGATGGGTTCTCTGCGAAAGAAAGAGTTGGCGTCAAGGCCGACCACCGTGGCCTGCTGTCCGATGAGAACGTATTCAAGCTTCTCAAGAAATGGCTCGGTGTGAGCGAGAAGAAGTCAGAGTGGCGTTGCGTGTCTAAATCCTACTCCAAAGTGGGTAATTGGGTTGCCCTGTAG